One part of the Sorangiineae bacterium MSr11954 genome encodes these proteins:
- a CDS encoding protein kinase, which yields MARPTPLPPVDRRRAIALSSDVPGASGSSAPPDRRVILGAELGRGNASTVFAGVLESPHGVQRRVAVKVIDASTHDEQEPVPTAIFNAVKMAALIVHPNVAATYEVVFEGHTVMIISELIDGCTLEAFIDAYTKMDRKVPPDLALFMATEIAEGLAAARDTRNLEGGLLNMSHGELSAREVLVSWNGEVKLTDFGLAQAIRPASGVRNIRSFARRAATLAPEVAKGRRPDARSDVFALGILMREMLVGPRWSPSISDQDAFARAREGDIEMNVLEPRLYEPVAEILNRALELDPSNRFPHAGAMAFELRRASLPLGIGDNRLFLRHAMHDMLAIPPETDQASEADRTAPARRSRTGHL from the coding sequence ATGGCCCGGCCGACTCCGCTCCCACCCGTCGATCGCCGCCGCGCGATCGCGCTGTCCTCTGATGTTCCAGGTGCTTCTGGTTCCTCTGCGCCGCCCGATCGCCGCGTCATCCTCGGCGCCGAGTTGGGTCGGGGAAACGCATCCACCGTCTTCGCCGGCGTCCTCGAGTCGCCGCACGGTGTGCAGCGTCGCGTCGCCGTGAAGGTGATCGATGCGTCGACCCACGATGAACAGGAGCCGGTGCCCACCGCCATCTTCAACGCGGTGAAGATGGCCGCCTTGATCGTGCACCCCAACGTGGCCGCGACCTACGAGGTGGTCTTCGAAGGGCACACCGTGATGATCATCAGCGAGCTCATCGACGGTTGCACCCTCGAAGCTTTCATCGATGCGTATACGAAAATGGACCGCAAGGTTCCCCCGGATCTGGCGCTCTTCATGGCGACCGAAATCGCCGAAGGCCTCGCCGCCGCGCGCGACACCCGCAACCTCGAAGGCGGGCTCCTCAACATGAGCCATGGCGAGCTCTCGGCGCGCGAAGTTCTGGTGTCGTGGAATGGCGAGGTCAAGCTGACCGACTTCGGCCTGGCGCAGGCGATTCGCCCGGCCTCGGGCGTTCGCAACATTCGCTCGTTCGCGCGCCGCGCGGCCACGCTTGCACCGGAGGTCGCCAAAGGACGGCGCCCCGACGCGCGCTCCGATGTGTTTGCGCTGGGCATTTTGATGCGCGAGATGCTCGTCGGCCCGCGCTGGTCGCCCTCCATCAGCGATCAAGATGCTTTTGCGCGCGCCCGCGAAGGTGACATCGAGATGAACGTGCTCGAGCCGCGCCTCTACGAGCCGGTCGCCGAGATTTTGAACCGCGCGCTGGAGCTCGATCCGTCGAACCGGTTTCCGCACGCGGGGGCCATGGCCTTCGAGCTGCGCCGCGCATCGTTGCCGCTGGGCATCGGCGACAACCGCCTCTTTTTGCGCCATGCCATGCACGACATGCTGGCCATTCCGCCCGAAACCGACCAAGCGTCGGAGG